The DNA sequence GGCATTACCGATCATGCCCAGCAGGCTTTAGGCGATATGGTGTTCGTAGAGTTACCGGAAGTCGGCGGTGCTTATCCGGCCACGGCAGAATGCGCCGTAGTGGAATCGGTAAAGTCGGCATCGGATCTCTACTGTCCGCTGTCCGGCGAAATCGTGGAGGTGAATGAGGCGCTCAATCAAAGTCCAGAAATTGTCAACCGTGATCCCTACGGCGAAGGCTGGATCTTTCGGCTCAAACCAGATGACGTGAATGAGATGAATCGTCTTTTGGATCCCGACGAATACGCCGACGGACTGAAAGACGAGCAACATTAGAACTGATTACCACGAGTTCGCCACAGCCTCGGCAGCGATTTGATGAGCAAGCTTTGAGATCGCCGGAGTGGGGGTCTCTCTGCGATAAGATCGCCTGGACCGTGAGGTACCTCAACGACCAGTCAGGAGCATGAATAAATGGCAACGATTACCCTCAAGGGCGCCCCGATACATACCAACGGCCATTTACCGGCGATCGGCAGCCAGGCCCCCGATTTCACCCTCGTAGACAGCGCATTGAATGATGTCACCTTGGCGACATACCAGGGCAAGAAGAAGCTACTGAATATCGTTCCAAGCCTCGACACACCCGTGTGCGCCGCGTCCACGAAGCGTTTTAACGACGCGGCGAAAGGCTACGGCGATGTGGTCTTTTTGATGATCTCGGCGGATCTACCGTTCGCAATGACACGCTTTTGTAAGGCGGAAGCGACAGCTAACGTGATCCCACTTTCTTTGATGCGATCGCGAGCCTTCGCTCGGGACTACGGTGTTTTGATCGAGGACGGTCCTCTCGCGGGGATCACGGCGCGGGCTGTCGTGGTCCTGGATGGACACGACCGGGTTATATTCACACAGCTTGTCCCCGAAATCGCCCACGAGCCGGATTACGATCGCGCGTTGGTAGCACTTTAAAAAGCGATTCGCACTTTTCACTACTAGCGCGCCGCTTGCGGCGGGCACTTTAGTCTTGGGGTTGCCAAAGGGCTAGGTGGCCGGAGCCCCCAAGTAGGGTTCAGAACCAGCGCCAGCGGCTCCGCCGCCTTGCGCGTTCCTACTGAACGGGAACCATAACGCGAACCTGACGGCCACGACCTGCGCGGCTAGCGCGGGCGCCTCGCATCCATCCTTCCCGGACCCCGGTCCAAACAGTGTTTATTCAATATAGCTATATAAAAATAAGAATATATTCTTTTGACGAACGTATCTTCCGCGCTACAGTGCCCGCAGTGGCAGCAGCCCTGTGAACCGACGACCGCATCACTTTGGACCAGAGATTCATGCAAGGCAATCGCGATAAAGTCCCCCTTGGGACCGGTCAACCCCCTCTCTCTCAGTCGAGGACATTCGTTTGGCGCTTCAGGGGCTTCACTACGGCGCCGTAGAGATCACCGTCCACAACGGACAAATCGTGCAGATCGAGCGCAAGGAAAAGCTCCGTGCTTCCTCCGCCCCTGCAAGACAGTAAATCGGAACTGACCAGACCGGCCTATTAACCCCACCAGTTCACTGGAAGGTATATAAAGAGACTTTATTTAACCAGGAGCTGACCGGGCCACCGGAGGTTCTCGTGAAAATAGGAGATTATTTCTATGAGACACTCCACGCTCACCCTCACCCTCCTCGGCGGGCTCGCCACGGGTTTTCATGCTTCGCTCGCCGCGGAGGAAGCCATTCCGCCCGCGGTACAGCAGCGCATCGACGAGCTCGACCTCAAGGTGCGGACGCTCGAGCGGCGGCTCGAGGTCGAGCAGGAGACCAAGCTTGCCGAGAAGGCCAAGCAGACCGCCACGGTGTCCGCGGGCGCCGACGGCTTCGCTCTGAAATCCAATGACGGCGCGTTTCAGTTGAAGCTGCGCGGCTTGCTGCACGCCGACGGCCGATATTTTTTCGAGGACGAGGACCGGACGAACGGCGACACCTATTTGCTCCGCCGCGCCCGCCCGATCCTGGAGGGCACGGTCTTCAGGATCTTCGACTTCCGCTTCATGCCGGATTTCGGAAGATCCTGGAGGGCACGGTCTTCAGGATCTTCGACTTCCGCTTCATGCCGGATTTCGGAAACGGCAGGACGGTCATCCAGGACGCTTACGCCGATGCCCGCTTGCTCCCCTGGTTCCAGCTCAAGGGCGGCAAGTTCAAGACCCCCTTTGGCATCGAGCGGCTGCAGTCGGCCTCCGCCATCCGCTTTGTCGAGCGCGCATTGCCCAACAACCTGGTTCCGAATCGCGACATCGGCGTCGAGCTGCATGGCGATTTTGGCCAGGGGATCGTGAGCTATTCGCTGGCGTGGTTGAACGGGGTCAACCATGGGCGCTCGAGCGAGGACTTCGGTGATGTGGACAGTAACATCGACAAGGATCTCGCGGCCCGGATCTTCGCCCATCCCTTTCTGCAAAGCGATTTCGTGCCCCTGCAAGGTCTCGGCTTAGGCTTTGCCGTGAGCTATGTCGATGCCCGCGGCAGCATTACCTCGCCCAATCTGCCTGAGTACCGGACCTCGGGCCAGCAGAGGTTTTTCTCGTATCGCGCGGGCAGTTTCGCCGATGGCGAGCGGCTCAGGCTCTCGCCTCAAGGTTACTACTACTATGGTCCCTGGGGGCTGCTCGCCGAATACGTCAGCGTCTTCCAGGATGTCGACCGGGCGCTAGGCGCCACGATCCGTGAAGAGGATCTCCATCACGACGCCTGGCAGATCGCGGGGAGTTATGTCCTGACCGGCGAGGAATCGACCTATAAGGGCGTGAAGCCCGCGCGTCCGTTCTCGATCGAAAACGGACATTGGGGCGCCTTCGAAATCAAAGCACGCTACAGCGAGCTGGATCTCGACGAGGACAGCTTCGCCGGCGGCGCCGATTCATTTGCCGATCCCACCACAGCGGCGGAACAAGCGGCGGCCTGGGCCGTGGGCTTGAACTGGTATCTCAATCAGAACGTAAAGTTCGCCGTTGACTACGAGCACACGGTGTTCGACGGCGGCGCTGGCACAGTGGACTCCCCGCGCGATCGGGAGGATGAAAACGTCGTCCTCAGCCGGGTGCAACTCGCTTTTTGATCGATCCCAATAAAGCCAAGGAGAAATACTATGTTTACAAGAGAAGGTTTGCTCGCAGCGACCGTCACCACCTTAGCGTTATCGCTGATCAACCCGCTAGCATCGTGGGCCAAGGAGATCCGTTTGCTCAACGTCTCCTACGATCCGACGCGCGAGCTGTACCAGGAGTACAACGCGGCGTTCGCGAAACACTGGCAGGAAAAGACCGGCGATACCGTGACCGTGCAGCAGTCGCATGGCGGATCCGGTAAGCAGGCACGCGCCGTAATCGACGGGCTCGAGGCGGACGTGGTGACCCTGGCACTCGCCTACGACATCGATGCCATCGTCGAGAAATCGGGCTTCATCCGCAAGAACTGGCAATCCGATCTACCGGGCTCGAGTGCCCCCTACACCTCCACGATGGCCTTTCTAGTGCGCAAGGGTAACCCCAAGGGGATCAAGGACTGGGACGACCTCGTTAAGCCCGGCGTCTCGGTGATCACACCGAATCCCAAGACCTCAGGAGCCGCCCGCTGGAACTACCTCGGCGCCTGGGGTTACGCCTTGCTGAAATCGAATCGTGACGAAGCCCAAGGCCAAAGACTTTATCGCCAAGCTCTATAAGAACGTGCCGGTGCTCGATACCGCGGCGCGCGGCGCCACCACCACCTTTGTCCAACGTGGCATCGGAGATGTGCTTATCAACTGGGAGAATGAGATTCTGCTGGCCGGCAGGGAGTTAGGCCCGGATAAGTTCGACATCGTCGTGCCGCCAAGCAGCATCCTGGCCCAGCCTACGGTTGCCGTGGTCGAAAAGGTCGCGGACAAGCACGGCACGATCGAGGCCGCGCGCGCCTATCTTGAGTATCTCTACACCAAGGAAGGCCAGGAGATCGTCGCCAAGCACTTTTACCGGCCGGTGGATGCGGAGGTCGCGGCCAAATACGCCTCCCAGTTCCCGAAGCTGACGCTGTTTACGCTCGCGGAAATAGTGGGCGATTGGAAGAAAGCCAATCAGGTCCACTTCGCCGATGGCGGGGTGTTCGATCAGATCCATGGACAGTGAGCAAAACAATAGAGGGCGTTAACCATTAACCCATTTTAGACAGAGGAAACGTTTATGACCGATTTTATATGGGGTTTTATTCTGGGTCTGCTCGTCGGCAGCTTCGGCGTCTTTCTCACGCTGGCCCTAGCGTACATCGGCGCGCGCGCGGATGCAGACGACCTAGCCGATTGGCGTGAGCTGGGCAAAGAGGACGATTGGGTATGGATCGGTTAGACGTGCTCAACCGCAATGTGGCGCGGCCAGATCATGCGCTCCTGCCTCCACCACCTCCCCGGTCCGCTCGGGCCGGGGTCT is a window from the Pseudomonadota bacterium genome containing:
- the gcvH gene encoding glycine cleavage system protein GcvH; the encoded protein is MSNIPEDRKYTSSHEWVKPLDDGTMRVGITDHAQQALGDMVFVELPEVGGAYPATAECAVVESVKSASDLYCPLSGEIVEVNEALNQSPEIVNRDPYGEGWIFRLKPDDVNEMNRLLDPDEYADGLKDEQH
- the tpx gene encoding thiol peroxidase — protein: MATITLKGAPIHTNGHLPAIGSQAPDFTLVDSALNDVTLATYQGKKKLLNIVPSLDTPVCAASTKRFNDAAKGYGDVVFLMISADLPFAMTRFCKAEATANVIPLSLMRSRAFARDYGVLIEDGPLAGITARAVVVLDGHDRVIFTQLVPEIAHEPDYDRALVAL
- a CDS encoding OprO/OprP family phosphate-selective porin, whose product is MPDFGNGRTVIQDAYADARLLPWFQLKGGKFKTPFGIERLQSASAIRFVERALPNNLVPNRDIGVELHGDFGQGIVSYSLAWLNGVNHGRSSEDFGDVDSNIDKDLAARIFAHPFLQSDFVPLQGLGLGFAVSYVDARGSITSPNLPEYRTSGQQRFFSYRAGSFADGERLRLSPQGYYYYGPWGLLAEYVSVFQDVDRALGATIREEDLHHDAWQIAGSYVLTGEESTYKGVKPARPFSIENGHWGAFEIKARYSELDLDEDSFAGGADSFADPTTAAEQAAAWAVGLNWYLNQNVKFAVDYEHTVFDGGAGTVDSPRDREDENVVLSRVQLAF